The following proteins are co-located in the Halarcobacter sp. genome:
- a CDS encoding TRAP transporter substrate-binding protein, with product MLNLFTNMKRNIVMTTLVVLLGVMSVAQTAAAAQNWRFSNLYGRGTAFGDLYQQLAKDIEKNTNGEIKVQVLFSGEGVGTSGLLGATKSGLITMAAPFQSMHAGELPAGVVEIGLPGGTADTDKLYKLFHEDGWDKILKKAYGSQGLVWLEPYIQPPVYIITKKPIKSVADFQGLKIRAPGAYGKFLRNLGASPVSLAWSEIYTSLATGVIDGSIGSNMIDHRDGNHVEVAKYMYRLPLAGAQVLPIVVNRNAWNKLTDAQKKGVYDATVAHAKNQLTMSRKWEKEAVAQMEAKGLKWSPEPSEADKKAWHDAGAGLWDEYSSKDKYSKQLIDVLRNQAK from the coding sequence ATGTTAAATTTATTTACTAACATGAAAAGAAATATAGTAATGACTACATTAGTTGTACTATTAGGTGTAATGTCAGTTGCGCAAACAGCAGCAGCTGCTCAAAATTGGAGATTTTCAAATCTATACGGTAGAGGAACTGCATTTGGTGATTTATATCAACAATTAGCAAAAGATATTGAAAAAAATACAAATGGTGAAATTAAAGTTCAAGTATTATTTTCAGGTGAAGGTGTAGGTACTTCTGGTCTTTTAGGTGCTACTAAATCTGGGCTTATTACTATGGCTGCTCCTTTTCAATCTATGCATGCTGGTGAATTACCTGCTGGTGTAGTTGAAATTGGTTTACCAGGTGGTACTGCTGATACTGATAAATTATACAAACTTTTCCATGAAGATGGTTGGGATAAAATTCTTAAAAAAGCTTATGGTTCTCAAGGTTTAGTATGGTTAGAGCCTTACATTCAACCACCAGTTTATATCATCACTAAAAAACCTATTAAATCTGTTGCTGATTTCCAAGGTCTTAAAATTAGAGCTCCTGGTGCATATGGTAAATTCTTAAGAAACTTAGGTGCTTCTCCTGTTTCATTAGCTTGGAGTGAAATTTATACTAGTTTAGCTACTGGTGTTATTGATGGTTCTATTGGTTCTAATATGATTGACCACAGAGATGGAAACCATGTTGAAGTTGCAAAATATATGTATAGACTTCCTTTAGCTGGTGCTCAAGTTTTACCAATCGTTGTAAATAGAAATGCATGGAATAAATTAACTGATGCTCAGAAAAAAGGTGTTTATGATGCTACAGTTGCTCACGCTAAAAACCAATTAACTATGTCTAGAAAATGGGAAAAAGAAGCTGTTGCTCAAATGGAAGCTAAAGGTTTAAAATGGTCTCCAGAACCTTCTGAAGCGGATAAAAAAGCTTGGCATGATGCAGGTGCTGGTCTATGGGACGAGTACTCTTCTAAAGATAAATACAGCAAACAGTTAATTGATGTATTAAGAAATCAAGCTAAATAG
- a CDS encoding TRAP transporter small permease — MFKKFLQIFCKTIDTIVMWLGKGTSLLMPVLAFIVAFEVVARYVFDAPTIWAYDLSLFLFGYIAALGGAYAQQKKSHINVDILYLSVSPKVKNIFNLISYSLGIFFLIIVCYMAITKFNEAIEFDYRRQSEWAPVMWHFWVMLGVASVVFAIQLLRDIIEEAYHLFTGLPLIEKESKDEY, encoded by the coding sequence ATGTTTAAAAAATTCTTACAAATTTTTTGCAAGACAATTGATACAATTGTCATGTGGTTAGGGAAAGGGACATCTTTATTGATGCCCGTCCTTGCGTTTATTGTTGCTTTTGAAGTAGTTGCAAGATATGTATTTGATGCACCAACAATTTGGGCATACGATTTATCACTGTTTCTATTTGGATATATTGCTGCTTTAGGGGGAGCTTATGCTCAACAAAAAAAATCTCATATTAATGTTGATATTCTTTATTTATCAGTTTCGCCTAAAGTTAAAAATATCTTTAATTTAATCTCTTATTCATTGGGGATATTTTTCCTAATAATTGTATGTTATATGGCCATAACAAAATTTAATGAAGCTATAGAGTTTGATTATAGACGTCAAAGTGAATGGGCACCAGTAATGTGGCATTTTTGGGTAATGTTAGGTGTGGCAAGTGTAGTTTTTGCTATCCAATTACTTAGAGATATTATTGAAGAGGCTTACCATTTATTTACTGGTTTACCTTTAATTGAAAAGGAGTCTAAGGATGAGTATTGA
- a CDS encoding TRAP transporter large permease subunit — MSIELLTVVLLFCILIFFALGAPVGLALGGIAMLIGYFTWGDGIFNVIPTTVESTFFSFILLAIPLYIYMGQLLTQSGIGDAMFKASQLLIGKIRGSLAISVVFICSMIGAMVGIIGAGIMSSGSIALKPMLDAGYNKRLALGTIMAGGALGILIPPSIPMIMFAASTQNSVGRMFLGAMVPALVTIILLITYIIISSRIKPENAPLLSENNPGLPKLKGKEKLRVFRDGFLSIGLIFVVLGSIISGVATPTESGALGVVGAILLAIFFKRFKLEMMRTVGLQTGILVSVAMWIILGASVFSNFHLLMGIQGMIADFTHGLDLPPIMIIIMFQLIMLFLGFIIDEFIIVLMCAPLFTPIAVSLGYDPIWFGVLMIINILIAVQTPPYGFALFYLKGIAPPEVGMGEIYKSVTPFILVNLTVLIICMLFPEIVLWLPDKVMG; from the coding sequence ATGAGTATTGAATTATTAACAGTGGTATTATTATTTTGTATTTTAATATTCTTTGCATTAGGTGCTCCTGTTGGTTTAGCTTTAGGTGGAATTGCTATGTTAATAGGATATTTCACTTGGGGAGATGGAATTTTTAATGTAATCCCAACTACAGTTGAATCAACATTTTTTAGTTTTATTTTATTAGCTATTCCGCTTTATATCTATATGGGACAACTCTTAACCCAATCTGGTATAGGTGATGCTATGTTTAAAGCAAGCCAATTACTAATTGGAAAAATCAGAGGTTCTTTAGCAATAAGTGTTGTTTTTATTTGTTCAATGATTGGAGCTATGGTTGGAATTATTGGTGCAGGGATTATGAGTTCAGGAAGTATTGCTTTAAAACCAATGCTTGATGCTGGATATAATAAAAGACTTGCATTAGGTACAATTATGGCAGGTGGAGCTTTAGGTATTTTAATTCCACCAAGTATTCCAATGATTATGTTTGCAGCTTCAACTCAAAACTCAGTAGGTAGAATGTTCTTAGGTGCAATGGTTCCAGCGCTTGTAACAATTATTTTATTAATTACATATATTATAATTAGTTCAAGAATCAAACCTGAAAATGCTCCACTACTTAGTGAAAACAATCCTGGTTTACCAAAACTAAAAGGTAAAGAGAAATTAAGAGTATTTAGAGATGGTTTTCTTTCTATTGGATTAATTTTTGTTGTACTAGGAAGTATTATTAGTGGTGTTGCAACTCCAACTGAATCTGGAGCATTAGGTGTAGTAGGAGCAATTTTACTTGCCATATTCTTTAAAAGATTTAAATTGGAGATGATGAGAACTGTTGGTTTACAAACAGGTATCTTAGTAAGTGTTGCAATGTGGATTATTTTAGGTGCTTCTGTATTTAGTAACTTCCATTTACTAATGGGGATTCAAGGGATGATTGCAGATTTTACTCATGGATTAGATTTACCTCCAATTATGATTATTATTATGTTTCAACTTATTATGCTTTTCCTTGGATTTATTATAGATGAGTTTATTATTGTATTGATGTGTGCACCACTATTTACACCAATTGCTGTAAGTTTAGGGTATGATCCAATTTGGTTTGGTGTTTTAATGATTATTAATATTTTAATTGCGGTACAAACTCCACCTTATGGATTTGCATTATTTTACCTTAAAGGTATTGCACCACCAGAAGTTGGTATGGGTGAAATTTATAAATCAGTTACACCTTTTATTTTAGTAAATTTAACAGTTCTAATTATTTGTATGCTTTTTCCAGAGATTGTTCTTTGGTTACCAGATAAAGTTATGGGATAA
- a CDS encoding iron-containing alcohol dehydrogenase: MEFSYLNPTRIEFGQGKISTISSFIPKNYKVLFIYGGGSIKRNGVYQQVVDSLEGYTWYEFSGVEPNPTKENLDNAIKLAKEKNVDYILAVGGGSVIDGAKYVANSYYYDGDGWDILEGKHISTQALPIGAILTLAATGSESNTGSVITKSETKEKRFFRSEHSFPKFAILDPDVLKSLDERQIVNGLIDSFIHTCEQYLTYKHGMLAQDNYSEGILKALLKLASTIENKDDLWYANLMWLANQALNGLICLGVPQDWATHYIGHELSGLYGIDHARTLAIIQPNLLRVLKEHKRDKLLQMGKNVFNMDTQNPDEVINKIENLYKSLGVELKISKYTDDKEIKEKVIPLLKKHGFSEFGENNIVNSAIVEKILDKSI; encoded by the coding sequence ATGGAATTTTCATATTTAAATCCTACTCGAATCGAGTTTGGTCAAGGTAAAATTAGCACTATATCTTCATTTATTCCAAAAAACTACAAAGTATTATTTATATATGGTGGGGGAAGTATAAAAAGAAATGGTGTTTACCAACAAGTTGTAGACTCTTTAGAAGGATACACTTGGTATGAATTTAGTGGAGTAGAACCAAACCCTACAAAAGAAAATCTTGATAATGCAATAAAATTAGCAAAAGAAAAAAATGTTGATTATATATTAGCTGTAGGTGGAGGTTCTGTAATTGATGGCGCAAAATATGTAGCTAATTCTTATTATTATGATGGAGATGGTTGGGATATACTTGAAGGTAAACACATTTCAACACAAGCTTTACCAATCGGAGCTATTTTAACTTTGGCTGCAACAGGAAGTGAATCAAATACAGGTTCAGTTATCACTAAAAGTGAAACAAAAGAGAAAAGATTTTTTAGATCTGAACACTCTTTTCCAAAGTTTGCAATTTTAGACCCTGATGTATTAAAAAGTTTAGATGAAAGACAAATAGTAAATGGACTTATTGATTCTTTTATTCATACTTGTGAACAATATCTTACTTATAAACATGGTATGTTGGCACAAGATAATTATAGTGAAGGGATTTTAAAAGCTTTACTTAAATTAGCTTCAACAATAGAAAACAAAGATGACCTTTGGTACGCAAACTTAATGTGGTTGGCAAATCAAGCTTTAAATGGTCTTATTTGTTTAGGTGTACCTCAAGATTGGGCAACACACTATATTGGACATGAACTTAGTGGACTTTATGGAATTGACCATGCTAGAACACTTGCCATTATTCAACCTAACCTATTAAGAGTGTTAAAAGAGCATAAAAGAGATAAACTTCTTCAAATGGGTAAAAATGTATTTAATATGGATACTCAAAATCCTGATGAAGTGATAAATAAAATTGAAAATCTTTATAAATCATTAGGTGTTGAATTAAAAATCTCAAAATATACTGATGATAAAGAGATTAAAGAAAAAGTTATCCCTTTATTGAAAAAACATGGTTTTAGTGAATTTGGTGAAAACAATATAGTTAATTCTGCTATTGTAGAAAAAATACTTGATAAATCAATCTAA
- a CDS encoding universal stress protein has protein sequence MFKNILVPLHLDYIDNHEKLFAGALEVLNNEDGKLSLLYVNENRTHGSVYPILDDENEKHYNHDAFIELKKIAKKHSLPEDKVTFNIRDGSAHREILEEARRIKADAIVMMATKPGLGSYFISSTSERVMRHAACSVFVIRLTDYQ, from the coding sequence ATGTTTAAAAATATTTTAGTACCATTGCATTTAGATTATATAGATAATCACGAAAAACTTTTTGCAGGTGCATTAGAAGTACTAAATAATGAAGATGGAAAATTATCTTTATTATATGTTAATGAAAATAGAACCCATGGCTCTGTTTACCCGATTCTTGATGATGAAAATGAAAAACATTATAATCATGATGCATTTATTGAGTTGAAAAAAATCGCTAAGAAACACTCTTTGCCTGAAGATAAAGTTACTTTTAATATTAGAGATGGTTCAGCACATAGGGAGATTCTAGAAGAGGCTAGAAGAATTAAAGCAGATGCTATTGTTATGATGGCAACAAAACCGGGACTTGGAAGTTACTTTATAAGTAGTACTTCAGAACGTGTTATGAGACATGCTGCATGTTCAGTATTTGTAATAAGATTAACTGATTATCAATAA
- a CDS encoding GNAT family N-acetyltransferase has protein sequence MENLISTKNTDYSLRMATTEDSQLIVTFMKKLGSYQKMEDAITATPKRIKRLLEEGLGEAVFGIYKNEICSFAYFHQKSSAFSGRKGLYIDAFFIDDNVRGKGLGKIMFQYLAKYSIDKKCEYLEWACLDWNKSAMKFYEKQGAYCIDNLKLYRLSPDDLSFNAKNFAQN, from the coding sequence ATGGAAAATTTAATATCTACAAAAAATACAGATTATAGTTTAAGAATGGCAACAACTGAAGATTCACAATTAATTGTAACTTTCATGAAAAAACTTGGAAGTTATCAAAAAATGGAAGATGCTATAACAGCAACACCAAAACGTATAAAAAGATTGTTAGAAGAGGGATTGGGAGAAGCAGTTTTTGGTATTTATAAAAATGAGATATGCTCTTTTGCATATTTTCATCAAAAAAGTTCTGCTTTTTCTGGTCGAAAAGGACTATATATTGATGCATTTTTTATAGATGATAATGTAAGAGGTAAAGGTTTAGGGAAAATTATGTTTCAATATCTTGCAAAATATTCTATTGATAAAAAGTGTGAATATTTAGAATGGGCATGTTTAGATTGGAATAAATCAGCAATGAAATTTTATGAAAAACAAGGTGCTTATTGTATAGATAACTTGAAACTATATAGATTATCTCCAGATGATTTATCTTTTAATGCAAAAAATTTTGCACAAAACTAA
- a CDS encoding aldehyde dehydrogenase family protein — translation MSTIEVTSPYDDSVVGTVPFSTNEEVQAAIDLAHETFLDHENHLPKYKRVAILEKVAEIMSSQVEELTKLCASEGGKPWMDSEVEVYRAINGVKLAIEALGSLEGKEVAMGHTASSANRMAYTFKEPIGVVAAISAFNHPFNLAIHQVIPAIAVGCPVVIKPATQTPMSAIRLVEILEEAGLPKGWAQAVVCDRTGGELLATSPKVSFLTFIGSGAVGWYLNSKVNNGTRVALEHGGVAPVIVEPDADIDAMIPDLGKGGFYHAGQVCVSVQRVYVHESIVDEVASKLSDYASKLVVGNQLDPKTEVGPLINNNEVNRVEEWVNEAVEKGAKVLTGGKRISNSCYEPTVLLNPADDALVSTKEVFGPVVCVYSYSDMEEAIDRANSLEVSFQAAVFTKNLDKALRAVKRINGTTVMVNDHTAFRVDWMPFGGAKASGLGVGGIHDSMEEMTNEKLLVIKSPVL, via the coding sequence ATGAGTACAATAGAAGTAACATCACCATATGATGACAGCGTAGTAGGAACAGTTCCATTTAGTACAAATGAAGAAGTACAAGCAGCAATAGATTTAGCACATGAAACTTTTTTAGATCATGAAAATCATCTACCAAAATATAAAAGAGTTGCTATCTTAGAAAAAGTTGCTGAAATTATGTCTTCACAAGTTGAAGAATTAACTAAACTTTGTGCTTCTGAAGGTGGTAAACCTTGGATGGATTCTGAAGTTGAAGTTTACAGAGCTATCAATGGTGTTAAGCTTGCAATTGAAGCTTTAGGTTCTTTAGAAGGTAAAGAGGTTGCTATGGGGCATACTGCTTCATCTGCTAATAGAATGGCTTATACATTTAAAGAACCTATTGGGGTTGTTGCTGCAATTTCTGCTTTTAACCACCCTTTTAACTTAGCTATTCACCAAGTTATCCCTGCAATTGCTGTTGGGTGTCCTGTTGTTATTAAACCTGCAACTCAAACTCCTATGTCTGCTATTAGACTTGTTGAAATCTTAGAAGAAGCTGGTCTTCCTAAAGGTTGGGCTCAAGCTGTTGTTTGTGACAGAACTGGTGGGGAATTATTAGCTACATCTCCTAAAGTTAGTTTCTTAACTTTTATTGGTTCTGGTGCTGTTGGTTGGTATTTAAATTCTAAAGTTAACAATGGTACACGTGTAGCATTAGAGCATGGTGGGGTTGCTCCTGTTATTGTTGAGCCTGATGCTGACATTGATGCTATGATTCCTGATTTAGGTAAAGGTGGTTTCTATCATGCTGGTCAAGTTTGTGTTTCTGTTCAAAGAGTTTACGTACACGAATCTATTGTTGATGAAGTAGCTTCTAAACTTTCTGATTATGCTTCTAAGTTAGTTGTTGGTAATCAACTTGATCCTAAAACTGAAGTTGGTCCACTTATTAACAACAATGAAGTTAACAGAGTTGAAGAGTGGGTTAATGAAGCTGTTGAAAAAGGTGCTAAGGTATTAACTGGTGGTAAGAGAATCTCTAATTCTTGTTATGAGCCTACTGTTTTACTAAATCCTGCTGATGATGCTTTAGTTTCTACTAAAGAGGTATTTGGTCCTGTTGTTTGTGTTTATTCATATTCTGACATGGAAGAGGCTATTGACAGAGCTAACTCTTTAGAGGTTTCTTTCCAAGCTGCTGTATTTACTAAGAATCTTGACAAAGCTTTAAGAGCTGTTAAGAGAATCAACGGTACTACTGTAATGGTTAACGACCACACTGCATTTAGAGTTGACTGGATGCCATTTGGTGGTGCTAAGGCTTCTGGTCTTGGTGTTGGTGGTATTCACGACTCTATGGAAGAAATGACTAACGAAAAACTTCTTGTTATCAAGTCTCCTGTTTTATAA
- the sucC gene encoding ADP-forming succinate--CoA ligase subunit beta, with protein sequence MNLHEYQAKNLFRKYDIPTTKGKLLTHPSQLDDILRKLGGDRWVIKAQVHAGGRGKAGGVVLVDSKTEANEEVRRLLGSNLVTYQTTKEGQPVNSIYIEQPCDIIDEIYLAFVVDRTTQRIMIITSSEGGVEIEEVAAKTPEKILRNPINPVVGIMPAQCRQICDDLGLDKTLSAQMIDLMQKVYKMFVKNDLSLIEVNPLVVTKQGTILCLDGKVVVDNSALYRQAKINEIRDETQEDAKELKAEKLDLNYVTLDGNIACMVNGAGLAMATMDLIKTHGGEPANFLDVGGSVNEKRVIEAFEIILSDEKVNGILVNIFGGIVRCDIIASGIIEAARKMNLSIPIVVRLEGTNAKEGLELIRQSDVSVYEEADLDKAAQKIIELTQGAN encoded by the coding sequence ATGAACTTACATGAGTATCAAGCAAAAAATTTATTTAGAAAATATGATATACCAACTACTAAAGGTAAACTGCTAACTCACCCTTCACAACTTGATGACATATTAAGAAAACTTGGTGGAGACAGATGGGTTATAAAAGCCCAAGTTCACGCTGGAGGAAGAGGAAAAGCTGGAGGAGTTGTATTAGTAGATTCAAAAACTGAAGCAAATGAAGAGGTTAGAAGACTTTTAGGAAGTAACCTTGTAACTTACCAAACAACTAAAGAGGGTCAACCTGTAAACTCTATATATATTGAACAACCTTGCGATATTATTGATGAGATATATTTAGCATTTGTTGTAGATAGAACAACCCAAAGAATTATGATAATCACTTCAAGTGAAGGTGGGGTAGAGATTGAAGAGGTTGCAGCAAAAACTCCTGAAAAGATATTAAGAAACCCTATCAATCCTGTTGTTGGTATTATGCCTGCACAATGTAGACAAATCTGTGATGATTTAGGATTAGATAAAACTTTAAGTGCACAAATGATTGATTTGATGCAAAAAGTTTATAAAATGTTTGTAAAAAATGACCTTTCATTAATAGAAGTAAACCCACTTGTTGTTACAAAACAAGGAACAATTTTATGTCTTGATGGAAAAGTTGTGGTAGATAACTCAGCACTTTACAGACAAGCAAAAATAAATGAAATCAGAGATGAAACCCAAGAGGATGCAAAAGAGTTAAAAGCTGAAAAACTAGACTTAAACTATGTTACTTTAGATGGAAATATCGCTTGTATGGTAAATGGTGCAGGTTTAGCAATGGCAACTATGGATTTAATCAAAACTCATGGTGGAGAGCCAGCTAACTTTTTAGATGTAGGTGGGAGTGTAAATGAAAAAAGAGTTATTGAAGCTTTTGAGATAATTTTATCAGATGAAAAGGTAAACGGAATATTAGTTAATATTTTTGGTGGTATTGTAAGATGTGATATCATAGCTTCAGGTATTATTGAAGCAGCAAGAAAAATGAATCTATCTATTCCAATTGTAGTAAGACTTGAAGGTACAAATGCAAAAGAGGGATTAGAATTGATTAGACAATCAGATGTATCTGTTTATGAAGAAGCTGACTTAGACAAAGCAGCACAAAAAATTATTGAATTAACACAAGGAGCTAACTAA
- the sucD gene encoding succinate--CoA ligase subunit alpha — protein MAILIDKNTKVLVQGLTGSQASFHTKRAIAYGTNVVSGVVPGKRGQRHLDLPIYNTVECAKRLTGANASIIYVPAPFCKDAIIEASENGIETIVCITEGIPTIDMLDVKAAVDLNGSRLIGPNCPGIITPGQCKMGIMPESIHMPGSVGIVSRSGTLTYEAVNQSTLAGFGQSTCVGIGGDPVPGSDFIDILKMFEEDEDTKAIVMIGEIGGAKEEAAAEFIKHHVTKPVVSYIAGVTAPKGKRMGHAGAIIDGGKGTAQEKYSALENAGVCTVRTITSIANALKEVHP, from the coding sequence ATGGCTATTTTAATTGATAAAAATACTAAAGTGTTAGTTCAAGGTTTAACAGGTTCACAAGCAAGTTTCCATACAAAAAGAGCAATTGCATACGGAACAAATGTAGTAAGTGGTGTAGTTCCAGGTAAACGAGGTCAAAGACACTTAGATTTACCAATTTACAACACAGTTGAATGTGCAAAAAGATTAACAGGAGCAAATGCTTCAATTATCTATGTTCCAGCTCCATTTTGTAAAGATGCTATTATTGAAGCTAGTGAAAATGGTATTGAAACCATTGTTTGTATAACAGAAGGTATTCCAACAATTGATATGCTTGATGTAAAAGCAGCAGTTGATTTAAATGGTTCAAGACTAATAGGACCTAATTGTCCAGGGATAATCACTCCAGGTCAATGTAAAATGGGTATTATGCCCGAATCAATCCATATGCCAGGAAGTGTTGGGATTGTATCAAGATCGGGTACTTTAACTTATGAAGCTGTAAACCAATCAACTTTAGCAGGATTTGGACAAAGTACTTGTGTGGGAATTGGTGGAGACCCTGTTCCAGGTTCAGACTTTATTGATATTTTAAAAATGTTTGAAGAGGATGAAGATACAAAAGCAATCGTTATGATTGGTGAAATTGGTGGGGCAAAAGAGGAAGCTGCTGCTGAATTTATCAAACACCATGTTACAAAACCTGTTGTTTCTTATATAGCTGGTGTTACTGCACCAAAAGGAAAAAGAATGGGACATGCAGGCGCAATTATTGATGGGGGAAAAGGAACTGCACAAGAAAAATATTCAGCTTTAGAAAATGCTGGGGTATGTACAGTTAGAACTATTACTTCAATTGCAAATGCACTAAAAGAGGTACATCCATAA
- a CDS encoding cupin domain-containing protein, whose protein sequence is MLEEEFEVGKKIKSLRVAKNMAAKQLAGEAGISFGMLSQLEKGSTQGSVETLRKIAKVLDVTLAHLFTNNTDEPTINTLENIENEKFYVVRKDERKKISFPDPLYTCELLVPDLQGEIELLQVNMEPNRITDDLIPHTKGGEECDYVLEGEIVVTLNNKEFELKKGDSIRFNPEIPHKIENRSSKKASYLSIITPVSF, encoded by the coding sequence GTGTTAGAAGAAGAGTTTGAAGTAGGTAAAAAAATTAAGAGTTTAAGAGTAGCAAAAAATATGGCTGCAAAACAACTTGCAGGGGAAGCAGGTATCTCTTTTGGAATGTTATCTCAGCTTGAAAAAGGCTCAACTCAAGGTTCAGTTGAAACACTAAGAAAAATAGCAAAAGTACTAGATGTTACTTTAGCCCATCTATTTACTAATAATACTGATGAACCTACAATAAATACTTTAGAAAATATTGAAAATGAAAAATTCTATGTAGTAAGAAAAGATGAAAGAAAGAAAATCTCTTTTCCTGATCCTTTATATACTTGTGAACTTTTAGTTCCTGATTTGCAAGGAGAAATAGAGTTATTACAAGTAAATATGGAACCAAATAGAATTACGGATGATTTAATACCACATACAAAAGGTGGTGAAGAGTGTGATTATGTTCTTGAAGGAGAGATTGTAGTTACCTTAAATAACAAAGAGTTTGAACTTAAAAAAGGGGACTCAATTAGATTTAATCCTGAAATCCCCCATAAAATTGAAAACAGAAGTTCAAAAAAAGCTTCTTATCTTTCTATTATCACTCCTGTTTCTTTTTAG
- a CDS encoding phytanoyl-CoA dioxygenase family protein, translated as MELTKEQVNKFNEDGFLIIKNFAQKDLCDKILEKAKIHLEKKQAPIESEQEYMSLNEDKITVRRLRQVYDREEIFKEWMTNLEIRPMLKQVLNDTPVLTLAHHNSIMTKLPHESTRTFWHQDRRYWNFQNDDLVSVWLALDEEFLDNGLLEFIPGTHKINFEKSSFDEDSNFVDENEYNQEIIKNRVHQNLEKGDIVLFHCKTLHHANKNSTDKAKISFVYTVRAKSNKPLENTRSDFKEIILEC; from the coding sequence ATGGAACTTACAAAAGAACAAGTAAACAAATTTAATGAAGATGGATTTTTAATCATAAAAAACTTTGCCCAAAAAGATTTATGTGATAAAATTTTAGAAAAAGCAAAAATCCATTTGGAGAAAAAACAAGCTCCAATAGAGAGTGAACAAGAGTATATGAGTCTAAATGAGGACAAAATAACAGTAAGAAGATTAAGACAAGTATATGATAGAGAAGAGATATTTAAAGAATGGATGACAAATCTTGAGATAAGACCTATGTTAAAACAAGTTTTAAATGATACTCCTGTATTAACTTTAGCCCATCACAACTCTATTATGACTAAACTACCCCATGAAAGTACTAGAACATTTTGGCACCAAGATAGAAGATATTGGAATTTTCAAAATGATGATTTAGTATCTGTTTGGTTAGCTTTAGATGAGGAGTTTTTAGACAATGGTTTATTAGAGTTTATTCCAGGAACCCATAAAATCAATTTTGAAAAAAGCTCATTTGATGAGGATTCAAACTTTGTTGATGAGAACGAATACAATCAAGAGATTATAAAAAATAGAGTTCACCAAAATCTAGAAAAAGGTGATATTGTTTTATTTCATTGTAAAACACTTCACCACGCAAATAAAAACAGTACAGATAAAGCTAAAATCTCTTTTGTATACACAGTAAGAGCAAAAAGTAATAAACCTTTAGAAAATACAAGAAGTGATTTCAAGGAAATTATACTTGAGTGCTAA